A single region of the Kwoniella botswanensis chromosome 1, complete sequence genome encodes:
- a CDS encoding DNA-directed RNA polymerase II subunit RPB2 produces MSQSQEPNMMDDGFSYDPNYDYTQASGSQPLTQDYKDDVKFGMDGIEEEEEEEEPISQEDYWTVINAFFDEKGLVRQQLESFNEFIENTMQEIVDDNSKMTMDQFSQYTGVSGDETKRYEISFGQIYLARVNHTEMDGRTNMLFPQEARLRNLTYSAPLYVDIKKRVLQASGVDDPIEADWRPAVGSDGLPEGVEEDKASIGKVPVMVRSNFCLLHNLPDDQCHDIGECHYDQGGYFIISGSEKVLIAQERMATNHVFVFLKAAPSRWTYFAEINSQKEKGGKVAAHTEVRLYQKVQGQSGGVIRVSLPYTKVDIPLVIVFRALGIVPDRDVLNHICFGPNDEALLEYLQPSIEESFAVQDRETALDFIGRRGQHEKAPRAQRQRAAFDILHKEFLPHVSTAEGFESKKAYFLGYMVHRLISAAMGRKELDDRDHFGNKRLDLAGPLMAEMFGHMFSKLREDMLRYLKKCVETNKPFQLNTAIRPNSITDGLKYALATGNWGKRGNTRAGVSQVLNRYTFASTLSHLRRTNTPIGRDSKAAKPRQLHNTHWGMVCPAETPEGAACGLVKNLALMSYISVGSYSAPVMEFLEEWGLEELNEYQHAPQATKIFVNGVWMGIHRDAPTLHSNLLQMRRGGQLKHEVSIVRDIRERELRLYTDAGRVCRPLFIVDHPTQSLRLKREHIDRLEEAGEQGALAGAWDQLLSEGIIEYVDAAEEETILIAMTSEDLENARRKNSKEELVKDRAAHDFESFDPTARIKSTVFSKQYTHMEIHPSMILGVCASIVPFPDHNQSPRNTYQSAMGKQAMGVFLTNYQLRMDTMANILYYPQKPLATTRSMEYLKFSELPAGQNAIVAIMCYSGYNQEDSVIMNQSSIDRGLFRSLYYRSYTDTEKMKGMIKAETIEKPDRNETLRMKHGSSDRYAKLDVDGLVSPATNINGDDILIGKTAPLPEESEELGQRTQMHQKRDISTPLKSTEQGVVDQVMLTTNGEGHKFVKIRVRSTRVPQIGDKFASRHGQKGTIGITYRQEDMPFSAEGLVPDIIINPHAIPSRMTIGHLVEALLSKVSTLTGSEGDATPFTELTVEAVSKVLRSKGYHSRGFEVLYHGHTGKKLQAQVYFGPTYYQRLKHMVDDKIHARARGPLQILTRQPVEGRSRDGGLRFGEMERDCMISHGIAGFLKERMYDSSDAFRIHVCDICGLMAVANLKKQEFHCSVCRNSTQISQVYIPYAAKLLFQELQAMNIACRMYGESD; encoded by the exons ATGTCACAATCGCAAGAACCAaatatgatggatgatgggtTCTCTTATGATCCGAATTACGATTACACTCAGGCATCCGGATCACAACCCTTAACGCAAGATTACAAGGACGATGTGAAGTTCGGTATGGACGGtatagaggaggaagaggaggaagaagaaccaatTAGTCAAGAAGATTATTGGACGGTGATCAATGCTTTCTTCGATGAGAAAGGCTTAGTGAGACAACAGTTGGAATCTTTCAATGAATTTATCGAAAATACAATGCAGGAGATTGTAGATGATAATTcaaagatgacgatggatcagTTTTCTCAGTATACAGGTGTATCAGGTGATGAAACT AAACGTTATGAGATTTCATTCGGACAGATTTACCTTGCTAGAGTCAATCATACGGAGATGGACGGTAGAACCAATATGCTTTTCCCTCAAGAAGCGCGTCTTAGAAATTTGACTTACTCAGCGCCGTTATACGTcgatatcaagaagagagTACTTCAAGCTTCTGGTGTAGATGATCCGATCGAAGCTGATTGGAGACCTGCTGTTGGATCTGATGGTTTACCTGAAggagtggaggaggataaggCTTCTATAGGAAAG GTCCCTGTCATGGTCAGATCCAATTTCTGTCTTCTTCACAACCTTCCGGATGACCAGTGTCACGATATCGGAGAATGTCATTACGATCAGGGAGGGTACTTCATCATTTCTGGTTCAGAGAAGGTATTAATCGCTCAAGAGAGGATGGCCACAAACCATGTCTTCGTCTTCTTAAAAGCTGCTCCTTCAAGATGGACCTATTTCGCAGAAATTAACAGTCAAAAGGAGAAAGGTGGAAAGGTAGCTGCTCATACGGAAGTCAGATTGTATCAGAAAGTACAAGgccag TCCGGTGGTGTCATTCGTGTTTCTCTCCCCTACACCAAAGTCGACATCCCACTCGTTATTGTCTTCCGAGCCCTTGGTATCGTGCCCGACAGAGACGTCCTCAATCATATCTGTTTTGGTCCCAACGACGAAGCTTTGTTAGAATACCTCCAACCATCCATAGAAGAATCTTTCGCAGTTCAGGACAGAGAGACCGCTTTAGATTTCATAGGTAGAAGAGGTCAACATGAGAAAGCACCTAGGGCTCAGCGTCAACGAGCAGCGTTCGATATTCTTCACAAGGAGTTCCTACCTCACGTCTCGACTGCAGAAGGTTTCGAGTCGAAGAAAGCATACTTCCTCGGTTATATGGTACATAGGTTGATTTCAGCCGCGATGGGTAGAAAGGAGCTAGATGATCGAGATCATTTCGGTAATAAACGATTGGATTTGGCTGGACCACTGATGGCCGAGATGTTCGGTCATATGTTCTCCAAGCTCAGGGAAGATATGTTAAGGTatttgaagaag TGTGTTGAGACCAACAAACCTTTCCAGCTGAACACTGCTATTCGCCCGAACAGTATCACAGATGGTCTTAAGTACGCCCTCGCCACTGGTAATTGGGGTAAACGAGGGAATACTCGAGCGGGTGTATCCCAAGTGCTCAATCGATATACTTTCGCCTCCACACTTTCTCACTTGCGACGTACCAACACTCCTATCGGTCGTGATTCTAAAGCAGCCAAGCCTCGTCAATTGCATAACACCCATTGGGGAATGGTTTGTCCCGCTGAGACTCCCGAAGGAGCTGCATGTGGTCTGGTCAAGAATCTCGCCCTTATGTCGTACATTTCAGTCGGTTCTTACTCCGCTCCAGTGATGGAGTTTTTGGAAGAATGGGGTCTAGAAGAGTTGAACGAGTATCAGCATGCACCTCAGGCGACGAAGATCTTCGTCAACGGTGTTTGGATGGGTATTCACCGAGATGCTCCAACATTACATTCCAACTTGTTACAGATGCGACGGGGTGGTCAACTCAAGCATGAAGTGTCGATAGTCAGAGATATCAGAGAAAGGGAGTTGAGATTGTATACAGATGCTGGTAGAGTGTGTCGACCGTTATTCATCGTCGATCACCCCACACAATCACTTCGACTCAAGAGGGAAcatatcgatcgattggaagaagctggagAACAAGGTGCATTGGCAGGGGCTTGGGATCAGTTGTTATCAGAAGGTATCATCGAATATGTAGATGCCGCTGAAGAGGAGACCATCCTCATTGCAATGACTTCGGAAGATCTAGAAAACgcaaggaggaagaacagTAAAGAGGAACTGGTGAAAGATAGAGCAGCACATGATTTCGAATCTTTCGATCCGACTGCTAGAATCAAGAGTACCGTGTTTAGTAAACAGTATACCCATATGGAGATTCACCCTAGTATGATTTTGGGTGTTTGTGCTAGTATCGTACCTTTCCCCGACCACAATCAATCTCCTCGTAACACCTATCAATCTGCGATGGGTAAACAAGCTATGGGAGTTTTCCTTACCAACTACCAACTTCGTATGGACACTATGGCCAATATCCTCTACTACCCTCAGAAACCACTCGCTACTACTCGATCTATGGAATACCTAAAATTCTCTGAACTTCCCGCTGGTCAAAATGCCATTGTCGCTATTATGTGTTACTCTGGTTACAACCAGGAAGATTCCGTCATCatgaatcaatcatcaatcgacAGAGGTCTTTTCCGTTCGCTATATTATCGATCGTACACTGATactgagaagatgaaaggtatgatcaaagctgaaacTATCGAAAAGCCGGATAGGAATGAGACCTTGAGAATGAAACATGGATCAAGTGATAGATATGCTAAATTAGATGTGGATGGCTTGGTCAGTCCAGCAACCAATATCAACGGagatgatatcttgattggTAAGACTGCGCCATTACctgaagaaagtgaagagcTCGGTCAGAGGACGCAAATGCATCAAAAGAGGGATATCTCGACACCACTCAAGAGTACAGAACAAGGTGTTGTCGATCAGGTCATGCTTACTACGAACGGAGAAGGGCATAAATTCGTAAAGATTAGAGTCAGATCAACACGAGTACCCCAAATCGGTGACAAGTTCGCTTCTCGACATGGGCAAAAGGGTACCATTGGTATCACATATCGACAAGAGGATATGCCATTCAGTGCGGAAGGTTTAGTTCCAGATATCATTATCAACCCTCATGCCATTCCATCCCGAATGACAATTGGACATTTGGTCGAAGCGTTATTATCAAAAGTATCAACTTTGACTGGATCCGAAGGTGATGCTACACCCTTCACTGAATTGACCGTCGAAGCGGTATCGAAAGTCTTACGATCGAAGGGATATCATTCCAGAGGATTTGAAGTGTTGTACCATGGACATACGGGTAAAAAATTACAGGCTCAAGTTTATTTCGGTCCGACATATTATCAACGATTGAAACATATGGTCGATGATAAGATTCATGCTAGAGCTCGTGGACCCCTTCAGATCCTCACGAGACAACCTGTAGAAGGTAGAAGTAGagatggtggattgagattcggtgagatggaaagggattGTATGATCTCACATGGTATTGCTGGGTTCTTGAAGGAGAGGATGTATG ACTCATCTGATGCCTTCCGTATACACGTCTGTGATATCTGTGGTCTAATGGCAGTAGCCAACTTGAAGAAACAAGAATTCCACTGTTCCGTTTGTAGGAATTCCACGCAAATCTCACAGGTCTACATACCTTACGCGGCGAAATTGTTGTTCCAGGAGCTTCAAGCTATGAATATAGC GTGCCGAATGTACGGTGAGAGTGATTAA